The Triticum aestivum cultivar Chinese Spring chromosome 4B, IWGSC CS RefSeq v2.1, whole genome shotgun sequence sequence ACGTGCGTCATTCCATGCATGAATGCAACTAATACATAACTATTATATGTAGCAGCCCCTGTTAGCATCACATCAATAAGATATTTACTTGGTCAAAATTTTCTCAAAATGATTAATTACATTAATCCACGCACGCATAACAATGACGATAGGGAGCAGAGACAATTCGTGTGATCTTAGTAGGAGTAGTTAACGTCCTCTTGCTAAGAGGTTTATCATCATCATTTCAATGGAAAAATCTGACAATCTAGTCGGCCTTTCTTGAGTAAGCTCATGACACACCTCGCATGCCTCTTTTGTTAGAGTAAACAACACACTCAATGACTGGGCAAGGTGGCCAATCATAACTAATTAATTTcttggaggtgtgtgtgtgtgtgtgtcgtttTGATACAGAAAAGTTGTTTCCATCAGACAAATAAAATGACCGAAAGAAGAAGACATGCCCCAACATCATCCTGGTGGGCAACATGAGAGCCTATCTCCGCCACCCGCCCTAGACCTACACACTCTCCGCCTCCCTGGTAGCCATCGATCGGCACCACACCGAGCAAAGCCCCGGGCGATGGCAGGCGGCAATGGGATGTCCCTTCTCTCCGCTCCACCCCCTGGTCTTTGTGGGCTAACCCTAGCACCTCACACCACCACCACTGCTATCCCTGCCTCCGGAGGTGGGCCGCTGACCTGACATTTTGTCGCATGTCTAGTGGGGTCATGGTTCACTTGGTTCGTGCGTGGATCAAGGAAGTCTGCCTGGAGCCGGTGCTCTCCCACATCAGGCTGCATCATGATCGTTGACTTGTGAGGGGTGATTGCAGTCAGACGGGATGTGGTTGCCCATAGCCTCTCAAGGGTGAGGTTTCACCACAGGTGAGGTACTCCATGCACCCACCGGGAATGGTCAGATGGGTTTGTTGGCGGTCTTAGGCCCGACCAGAACTTGGGCCAGCTCAAACCTCACTATGGTTTGATGTCTTTCTCCAGTGACCTCGTACCAACAGCTTGGTGGCGAGGCATGGGTTTGGGATGTTGTACGTTAAGGCGATGGCCCTAGATGGTAGGCTGGACGTGTGGCAAGGGTGCAGGGCGGTCCAAACAAAAGTTCGGCGTCTCAACGCTGTTGGAGGCGATGTCTTGGCAGTCACGTCCCTCTTGGGGTCCTCGCCATTGTTCTCCAGCCCTCCTATCTCAGGGTGAAAACCCTTGTCCCCCCAATGGATGCGGTGGTGGTGGTGCAATGCGTCATGACCCTCACGGGTTCGTCATCGATGAGTGTAGTCGCCTTTCAGTCGAGGTGCCGTGTTCAGAATGGTATGGCGATCCAATCGTCCCTACCTCAAATCTGGAGACTCACTGTATTGCTTGCACCTATCTTTTACACGCAACAATGTCCTCCTTTCATCATCTTTGCTCGCTGGTACAGTCAACGCTCCTTGGTTTAGGAAGAGGGTCCTCTCTAGCAGCAGTTGGGTGGTGTCGATGTGACAAAGTCCAGTGTTTTCTTCAAGGTGGCCTGTGGTTGAATATCGTCATTGGTCCTAGTTGAGTCTTCAGTTGGTCCAGCCTCTCTTGTGCTTCCTCTCGGCCGCATGTTGGAGGCGTCTAATTGGGCACTTCCAGTGCTGTTAGCATGTTTGGCGTTCTTTGATCATCTTGTATGATGATTTCCTCAACACCATGTATCGTTCAGCCAAGCGGTCGTAGACCGTTTTGTGATAAAATGCTTCTATGATAGGNNNNNNNNNNCATGCCCCAACATCATCCTGGTGGGCAACATGAGAGCCTATCTCCGCCACCCGCCCTAGACCTACACACTCTCCGCCTCCCTGGTAGCCATCGATCGGCACCACACCGAGCAAAGCCCCGGGCGATGGCAGGCGGCAATGGGATGTCCCTTCTCTCCGCTCCACCCCCTGGTCTTTGTGGGCTAACCCTAGCACCTCACACCACCACCACTGCTATCCCTGCCTCCGGAGGTGGGCCGCTGACCTGACATTTTGTCGCATGTCTAGTGGGGTCATGGTTCACTTGGTTCGTGCGTGGATCAAGGAAGTCTGCCTGGAGCCGGTGCTCTCCCACATCAGGTTGCATCATGATCGTTGACTTGTGAGGGGTGATTGCAGTCAGACGGGATGTGGTTGCCCATAGCCTCTCAAGGGTGAGGTTTCACCACAGGTGAGGTACTCCATGCACCCATCGGGAATGGTCAGGTGGGTTTGTTGGCGGTCTTAGGCCCGACCAGAACTTGGGCCAGCTCAAACCTCACTATGGTTTGATGTCTTTCTCCAGTGACCTCGTACCAACAGCTTGGTGGCGAGGCATGGGTTTGGGATGTTGTATGTTAAGGCGATGGCCCTAGATGGCAGGCTGGACGTGTGGCAAGGGTGCAGGGCGGTCCAAGCAAAAGTTCGGCGTCTCAACACTGTTGGAGGCGATGTCTTGGCAGTCACGTCCCTCTTGGGGTCCTCGCCATTGTTCTCCACCCCTCCTATCTCAGGGTGAAAACCCTTGTCCCCCCAGTGGATGCGGTGGTGGTGGTGCAATGCGTCATGACCCTCACGGGTTCGTCATTGATGAGTGTAGTCGCCTTTCAGTCGAGGTGCCGTGTTCAGAATGGTATGGCGATCCAATCGTCCCTACCTCAAATCTGGAGACTCACTGTATTGCTTGCACCTATCTTTTACACGCAACAATGTCCTCCTTTCATCATCTTTGCTCGCTGGTACAGTCAACGCTCCTTGGTTTAGGAAGAGGGTCCTCTCTAGCAACAGTTGGGTGGTGTCGATGTGACAAAGTCCAGTGTTTTCTTCAAGGTGGCCTGTGGTTGAATATCGTCATCGGTCCTAGTTGAGTCTTCAGGTGGTCCAGCCTCTCTTGTGCTTCCTCTCGGCCGCATGTTGGAGGCGTCTAATTGGGCACTTCCAGTGCTGTTAGCATGTTTGGCGTTCTTTGATCATCTTGTATGATGATTTCCTCAACACCATGTATCGTTCAGCCAAGCGGTCGTAGACCGTTTTGTGATAAAATGCTTCTATGATAGGCTTGTTACAAAGAAACGACTCCAATAATATtcatttcgggggggggggggtgcattgcGCCGTGACCCTCTTGGGTTCGTCATCGGTGAATGTAGTCGCCTTTCAGTCACAGTGGCGTGTTCAGAATGGTATGGCGATCCAATCGACCGTACCTCAAATCTGGTGATTCACTGTATTGCTTGCACCTATCATGTACGCGCAACAATGTCCTCCTTTCATCATCGATCACTGGTACGGTCAACGCTCCTTGGTTTAGGAAGAAGGTCCTCTCTAGCAGCAGTTGGGTGGTGTCGGAGCGACAAAGTCCATTGTTTTCTTCTAGGTGGTGAGTGGGTGAATGTCATCGTCGGTCCTGGTTGAGTGTTCAGATGGTCCAGCCTCTCTTGTGCTTCCTCTTGATGGCACGCTGGAGTCATCTAATTGGGCACTTCCGGTGCTGTTAGCGTGTTTGGCTTGGTTTGCCATGCTTTCTTTGATCATCTTGTATGATGATTTCCTCAACACCATGTATCGTTCAGACAAGCGGCCCAAGTCCGTTTTGTGACAAAATGTTTCTATGGCGTGCTTGTTACAAAGAAATAGCTCAAAAATATTAAATTTGGGGGGGGGCGGTAATAATATTTTCTTTTGTATATTTATGCATGTTTTCTATATGTGTGTTGGAGCTAATTTTTGTAATTTGGTCTCCAGTGTGCCCAGTTTCAAAAACGAGTTCTCAACTTAAGAAAAACAAGAATAGTTATCATAAGTATTTTGATAAAACAAACCACCTCACCAAATTTCCATTAAAGCAACCGTCAATTGAACCTACAAGACTTTTGACCCAAAAGGAAGCTAAAATATTACATGCAGGAACCGTAAATTTCTTATTGCATGCGCCAaaaaagcgagagagagagagagagagagNNNNNNNNNNGTAATAATATTTTCTTTTGTAAATTTATGCATGTTTTCTATATGTGTGTTGGAGCTAATTTTTGTAATTTGGTCTCCAGTGTGCCCGGTTTCAAAAACGAGTTCTCAACTTAAGAAAAACAAGAATAGTTATCATAAGTATTTTGATAAAACAAACCACCTCACCAAATTTCCATTAAAGCAACCGTCAATTGAACCTACAAGACTTTTGACCCAAAAGGAAGCTAAAATATTACATGCAGGAACCGTAAATTTCTTATTGCATGCGCCAaaaaagcgagagagagagagagagcagaacaATGACTCTAGGAAGCAAATTTTGCACATACAACTTTCACATTTAAATCCTGAGCACAATCGGGCTCCAACCAACGCATACTTCGCCTGTATTGCAAGATAACCCTATGTGTTCAACCTTAGCATCAAACATATAATGGATTACCAGGTAATCGTGTATTGTTTCTTTTTTAACCTAATCATCTATTATTATGGAACACGGGGAAAGAACCCAAAATATTTATGAGAAATACGACACATTAGAACCAAGAAAACATATGAGATCATATATGTGTGATAAAAAATAATATCGTCAACTATTCAAAAGGTATAAATACATTCACTCATTACAGACACACAATGGAATGACATATGCTCCATTTATTTTATAAAATAGGATGCATATCTAGTAACTCAAACATGTCCATAATTTAGGCACTGGTCTTCCGTGTAATCAGCAACATCTAACTTAGTTGTGGTTGTTCTCCCAGAACTGAGCCTGGAGCCAGTCTATCGTATTCTTTTCCACCTGAAACGCCTTGGCAAGAACATCATCTGATATTGGTGGGTCTGACCCAAACACCGCATTGGCAATTGTGATAGCCCCTGGGTTCTGGCTGCTGAGCGCGGCAATTGCAACGGCGGGCTGGTGGGGGTTAGGGTTGAATTGGAAGTGGATGAGCCCCACGGGGAAGACAAACACATCACCTTTGTTGAGCACCTTTGAGAAGAACTTGTTTCTGGCTGGGGCGGGCAGGTTGGATGTGACAAAGCCAACGTACAATGTTCCCTCGAGCACCGTGAGGATCTCAGTGGCGCGGGGGTGCGTGTGTGGAGGGTTCTGGCCTAAGGGAGCATAGTCGATGCGTGCGATTGAGATGCCGAGGGTGTTGAGTCCAGCAATCTGCATGACATTGATCAAGGTGACGTTGGATCCAACCTTGTTGGTCACCCTAGGCTTATCGAGGGCGGCTGCCTTGAAGAAGTCATCAGCGTTGACCTCCATCGGGTTCTTGCAAATAAATCCATTGACACGCACTGGGTGCATAGAAGAATTGTAGAGGGTAAGCTTAGATATTACTAGAAAGCCGTTTCAACATGCATAtaattttcagaattcatttcaaCATATGTATTTGGTGATAGCGGGATGGGAAAGCAGTACCTGGTGATTGCATGTCGGCGACACAAAAGTCCTGGAGCGGGCCAGGATCAGAGGCAACGGCCTGCCATGAGACCAAGGCAAGAAGAGCAAcgaggagaaggaaagaaggggagGATGCCATTTGATTTCAGCTCCTTTGGGTCTTCTTTTCTCTTGTGTATTCCTGTTGTGTTTGTTGGGTGAGTGATGGTTCGAATATGCAGGGGATGTATGTGTTTATATAGGCGTGGTGAGCAGTGCAAACTCGTGAGCAACGGACATAGTCAAGTGGAATCGGTCAACGGATAGAAATTGTCTTTGGCTGCCCACTAGATTATTCTGCATGAACTTTTCAGACATGGTCAGCCACATTCAAATCTTTGATAGATTATATAATCAATGTTCCCTTTTGAGATGCCAAAGCGACACATTTTTCTCTTTAATAAACAAAGAAGCAAATTAAGGTACTCCATctgatgtttttttttgaaaggtacTCCATCTGATGTACCTCTTAGTAATAATTACTGTGAGTAATAATTTTGATTGTGTCCAACAAGGAAGAAATCGTGGCACGTGGATCCATGCATTAACGCACCTAATACCACTACTATATGTAACAGCCCCTGTCATGATCACGTCAACCAGATATGCAGTTGCCTGGTCAAATTTCTCTTCAAGTGGTTGAGTACTTGCAGGAAGAAGCAACCACATAATGCACGATGGAGAGCAAGAGCAGTTAACATCTTCTTATTAAATGGAGGATCATGTTTGTTTGCTGCTATAGAAGCATATGAAGTTAGTGCCTGCAAAGAGGAGATTTATAAATATACAGATCTAAATGGAAATACATCTCACTAAATGCGCACTTTTTGTCGCGTCCCGTTGTCATGAAAAATAGGAACAAGTTGTTCTTCAGCCTGCAAGTAATAATCTACAGAAGTGTGTAGTCTACTGGTCACACATTCACACAGGTCAAAAAGCATTGACATAAAGGAGCTCTCTCACTACCAGTGTTAGAAATTTTAAGTAAATAAGTATAGCAAACGTCTCCAGGTACTGCCAGACAGCAGGTAGGTTATTTCTCTGCACAGACCAAAGTGTGTCATTTGAGTGACCTTGCACTGCAGTAAAATATCAATTATGCATGGAAAATAAATTGATCTCTAAATGTTCTTGATCCTTAGGAATTTAAACTCAAGACAGGTTTGTATTATACACAATTGCATAAAATAGAAATTATGCATGGAAAATAAATTGATCTCTAAATGTTCTAAGTCCTTAAGAATTTAAACTCTAAAGAGAAAACTAAGACTATTTGACCTATTTGAAACTAGGGGCTCAGCTATGTGGATTGAGAATCTTCCGGGAGGCGCAAAGGACCAAGCCGGCCACAACTGGAGAAAATGAGACTTATCATATACTTGGTCATAGATTCATAGTAGGAAGGAACTGGTGCGCACGAGGTCAGTCAAAGAGCAGTTGAGGAAAGCCAAGTCATGTTTTTATTTCTTTGAAAAGGAGGATAAACCCCGGCCTCTACATCATGTAAGGCAATCGTTTTCTAGCTGGACGATGACATAAGTCACCAACTCATGCGTGGGCTTCTAAAGACGTGGAGTGACGACTACACATGTTCCTTCCAGAAATTGCTATTGATGCGTGCGATCGAGCTTTTCAAACTATGAAATTGTcccttttcaaaagaaaaaaaccATGAAATTGTAGATTTGCCAATAGATTATTTGTCATGAAATCCAGCAGCATAACACGACACAGTAGGTAGCGGACTGTGTCAACAAGCGGAAGAAATCGAGGCGCATTGATCCATGCATGAATCCACATAATACACCTGCTATTTTGGTAGCAGCCCCTGCTACCATCACGTCAATCAATTTTCTTTTTAGGAAGAGGAGGATAACCCCATTAATGAGATATTTACTTGGTCGGATTTCTCTCGCAGTTGTTGAGTACTTTGTAGGAAAAAATCAATGATGTTATTACTTAGTGGATGTTCCTAGCTAACCAAAAGGAGAGCTATGACGATGGAGCTGAACAGCAACTTTTCATATAATCTTAGTAAGAGTAGTTAGTTTCCTCATTGCTACGATTCAATCATGACCAGTTCATTGCAAAAATAAGTCTAAGTATCAGACCTCACCTGCTTCTTTTTTAGAATAAACAGTACTAATAAACTGATTAATTTCTAGGAGGTGTGTGTTTCAGTTTCCATACATAAATGACACTTGTCATAAGTCTTGTTCCTCTTGCGATCCCCCTTGACGAAGCAAAAAGgcaaaaaaaagggggggggggggcacaagttGTAGCACTAAAGCGGCCTTTCTTTATTAGGCTCAGGGCCATagtttaaatagccggctatagtcttttcagcagggtgccgctaaatggtcTCATGTACAAATAGCCCGATGTAGCCCACTATAGCTGAATTGGAGGTCCGCCTCTATTTGGCATAGCCCGCTATTAAAAACATTGATCGGGACACACCTCACCTGCTTCTTTTGTTAGAGTAAACAGTACATCCAATGCCTAAGCCATGTTTAGCCTCGCTAGGGATTGATGGCTTTCTCCGGTGACCTTGTACCAACGGCTTTGTGGCGGTGCATGGGTTTGAGGTGTCGGAAGTTGAGGTGGTGGCCCTAGATGGCAGGTTGCATGTCTGGGTCTCCTGCGAACAGTGTAGAAGTGTAGTTTGCATTGTCCCTTGGCTACAGGGCTTGCAAGGGGTGTCGTGGCAGGTGGTCGTGGCAAACTTGTCATCATCTATGGTGGCCAAGCCCTGATCTAGATCTGGAGTCCTCGGCCCGTCATGGTAGATCTGGTTGCCCGAGTCCCCTTGGCGAGGTGTGCAGGACGGTTCAAATAAAAGCTCGACATCTCGACGCTGGTGGCAGCGATGTCTTGGTAGTTATGTCCCTTTTGGCTCGTCGCCATGGCTCTCCCACCCTTCGAGCTCAGGGTGAAAATTCTTGTCCGCCCTGGTGGACATGGTGGTGGCGACCCATTGTGTCATGACCCTCTTGGGGGCTTTACCGGTGAGTGCATTTGTCTTCCAAACATGGTGGCATGTTTGGAGTGTTATGGTGATCCAATCGACCCTACCTCCACTTTGGTGACGAACGGTATTGCTTGCACCTATCATGTACATGCAACAATGACATCCTTTCATCATGTATGCTCGATAGTATGGTCAATGCTCCTTGTTTTAGGCAGAGGGTCCTCTCTAAGAGTAATTGGGTGGTGACGGTGTGACGAAGTCCAGTGTTTTCTTTCAGGTGGTGCATGGTTGAATGTCGACGGCGGACCTGGTTGAGTCTTGAGGTTGTCCAACCTCTCATGTCCTTTCTTTCGGTGCCATACTGGAGGCGTCTAATTGTGCACTTCCGGTGATTGTTAGCGTGTTTttcttgttttgtcatgctttCTTTGATCATCTTGTATGACAGTTTCCTCGACACCATGTATCGTTCGGTCATTGGACTTTATTTATGAAGCGGGTAGAAGTCCGTTTCATGATAAAATTCTTCACTGACAAGCTAACAACGCAAATAATAACCATTTGGGGG is a genomic window containing:
- the LOC123089721 gene encoding germin-like protein 8-5; amino-acid sequence: MASSPSFLLLVALLALVSWQAVASDPGPLQDFCVADMQSPVRVNGFICKNPMEVNADDFFKAAALDKPRVTNKVGSNVTLINVMQIAGLNTLGISIARIDYAPLGQNPPHTHPRATEILTVLEGTLYVGFVTSNLPAPARNKFFSKVLNKGDVFVFPVGLIHFQFNPNPHQPAVAIAALSSQNPGAITIANAVFGSDPPISDDVLAKAFQVEKNTIDWLQAQFWENNHN